TGTACAATAACTCTATCTAACAGTAACACAAAATACAGCAAAGTTTGGTAGGTGGGCCAAATACCAAAATGTAATGACTTGGCTCTTAGTCACAGACTTATAATTATATCCCAGGGTGGGCTTATGTATAAAGTCAGTATGgtaaatgtatgtatataataaaaatgtattattttatcatgATCTTTGgttgttttaaaacttttttctaTAAATCAAATTATGCTTCCTGTAGAACAATTCTGCTAAGCGTTATCTCGTTACTGAACGAACCAAACACATTTTCACCCGCAAATGTCGATGCCTCAGTGATGTATCGAAAATGGAAAGAGACAAAAGGAAAAGATGACAAATATCGCAAGATTATTGAGTAagtcaaaattaaattaatagcaCATGTGATAGTTATACTCACTACACAAACTTATTCAGCAAATCAGAGGAAAATGAACCGCACATTCATGACAATGCATAAAACCTGTTATTTCCAAAACATTGATCAACATAACCACGCTATGTAGTATGTTTGCAAAAATGGTGAGTTACAGTATGGTGGTGTGCGTAAAGATACTTTGGTGAAAAAGTacattgttttacattgtgcAATAATTTACTAATTACCGCTTCCAATGAGGTTATATTTTTGCCTGCAgtatttgttttgttaacattttaaacCAAATCTAACAGATAGATACTGCATGTGGTCATGGATAATTACATTCAATTTTGGAAGCAATCCAAACCAggatcccaattctggaccacatctatttttttactaattttggGCAGATCTTTACCAAATTCAAACCCCTGAAAGGTATAGCTACAAATGATGAattaaattttggaggcaatccagACCGGTATCACAATTTTGGACCACTTGTGGGGTGATGGTAAAATTGTGGTTTTATGGTCACTAACTGACAATtctacataatatttatatagcaaaattgtggttggaaaatgtatttaaattatccCTGGAAAGGGGCTGGgagtatgtaggcctatcccCATGACCTATGGAATGtcttaaactacatttaaaaactgccactgagggattatgggttgggagtgatggcTAACACAATTTGTACTGGAACCATCTTaaaacacatcacccagtgtatctggggtgtgtttggAGGGGGAGACGGAGGAGCAAAAATACTGGCGTAATGAAGTCTATATGATTgaaattgtactaggaaaagttactatatttgaactgtccaggggaagagttaaggtttgttgattgtggctgggatggtgagaggagaaagaaggctgggggaccgcagtatctaaattagatattttaattatcagccaatatgacacctattcatttacacagtttacaaTACAACGTACAaccattattaggcctatcataTCTATGTACTCCTCCCAGTTTGAAGCTAAAGTTGAAATGAATTTGTCCTTCaatgggaagaatttgtttttagtgtggggtgttattgaagaggaGTGGAGGTTTGGTGAGTATAGagagatactggcgtcgggtgttatgtactgagaaagctttaaactaattttaaaaacccgccctggggcgggtataattgctagtattatatattatacactaGACAACTCTCTGTTTGGGCTACACAGTTTGatattttaaacaatagaaatttACAAATACCTTAGAGGAGATATGTAATCTCTGATTGcatttgttaataatgttttttttattacaatcgTTGCAGAAAACAAGTGAATTCAAGTCGTGAAGATGCAAAGAAAGATGGCGTCAAAGTTCCAACTACCTTACAAGAGTACTGCATTAAACCAAAGGTACAACCTCAATCACACAGCTCAATGGACTTTGCTGACATATACTACGATGAGTATGACTTAGAGGACGAGGAGGAGGAAGAGGATGAGGAAGACGAGGTGTACTATGATGACGAGGATGACTCGGGCAACGGGGAATCGTGATATTATCCGTATAAAAATAGATCACGTTTCGACTATTTGCTGTAAAGACATTTGTGCATATGAACATAtttataaacacaagaggcatgGCTGTCTCTAGAAACATGTTGTGTTTAAAACTCTAACATACAACCTTTAAATCATGTCATCTTTTGTGTACAGTACAAATCGTTGGATGTGTTCAACGTCTGTCAAaggtgaataaataaataaatacaaaaaaacatgaaaaaaaatctcCTGATGCGATTGTGGCCATTCCATATATGGAGAATAAATGTTTAGATTTTGGGTAGATGTAGGTAATTATTTCATTTGGAATTTGAGTACaacgttttattttatttaaacaaaattttggGTCAGTTATTTTCCCTcattactataaaaatgttaatcaaaAAGTGAAGCCCTGacgtt
This genomic stretch from Antedon mediterranea chromosome 11, ecAntMedi1.1, whole genome shotgun sequence harbors:
- the LOC140062142 gene encoding ubiquitin-conjugating enzyme E2 R2-like, whose translation is MATTSASALRALSLEYRKLQEEPVEGFNVKLADESNLFIWNVVIFGPPETLYEGGYFKAMMAFPPGYPYYPPTFKFLTKMWHPNIYETGDVCISILHPPVDDPQSGELPSERWNPTQSVRTILLSVISLLNEPNTFSPANVDASVMYRKWKETKGKDDKYRKIIEKQVNSSREDAKKDGVKVPTTLQEYCIKPKVQPQSHSSMDFADIYYDEYDLEDEEEEEDEEDEVYYDDEDDSGNGES